Below is a window of Rhodamnia argentea isolate NSW1041297 chromosome 11, ASM2092103v1, whole genome shotgun sequence DNA.
CTCCATACCAGAAACCTAGAACCCAAGCGCACTTGGTAAAGAAATGCGAGGCTGTTAATCCCAAACCAGCATACCACGACTGCCGGATGCTCTCTCGTTCTGGGCCTTCCTGGGCTTTCTCGAGCATGTTGAGGATGCGCTCTTGCGAAGAGAAGGAAGTGATCGTTCGGTGGTTGGAGACTGCATCCGCTGCGAGCTTGCTGCTTTCATCTTGAGCCTTGATGGCCTTTTGAGACATGCTCTTTAGGAGCACTCGTCTCATGTAGAAGCTGACTATGCTGAAGGGTTGTGCAGCCATTAACACAAGAGCGAGTCGCCACGCGATGATCAGACCCATGGTGCAGGCAATTGTTATAGCCGAGCATGTCTCCACGATAAGAGCCATACGGTCACCCACCAAAGATCGCACCTGCACAGAAGCATCGAAGCAGCATTAGCCATCAATGTGAGGCCATCCTGCTAGATACAACCATAGAGGACTAGAATGAGTGAAGAGCAATAATGGAATTGTATTTACCACATTGGCATCCTTAGCGAGTCTAGAGCAAACCGAACCGCTGGAGTTCTGATCTTGATCGTGCCATCCGACTTCGAAAGTCAGGATCTTAGAGAGCATCTGCTCTCGGATTCTCTTAGTCAAGTACTCCCCCATGAAAGCGAAATTGTAGTGTTGGATCATGCTGACCACTAGCGAGAACACGGCCAAACCCAGAAAGCAGATTGCATAAATCCTTATATTTGCTTTAACCTCCTCGTGGTCTGTCAAGAAAAAAACCGAGACCATTGAGCCCAGGGTGAAAGAATACACGGGTTGAACTGCACCGAACAATATCGCGCTGGTGCACCCCAGGATCGCTTGTTTCCACTCCGGCATGTTCAAAGCTATCAATCTTCGCAAAGATGGAACTGGGATGTTTTGATCATCCGAACCAACTGGTGGCTTTGACCTGGCTGAGTTGGACCGACTCACCTTGGATAGGTTATGGCGGCTACCACCACTATTTCCATCCGTGCTTAATATGGAAGACGTGATTTGGTTCTCGGTTTTCTTAACTTGATCAGTCGGTTTCTGTTTCTCTGATTTCTGAAGATTGACCAACGAGGTGTAGAGGCCGTCCTTATTCTGGATTAGCTCTTCATGATTGCCATACTCTGTCACTTGCCCATTCTGAATGACAGCGATATTATTGGCATGTTGTATTGTAGATAGCCGGTGAGCAACGATGATCGTTGTGCGACCaacggaagctcgttcgagtgCTTCTTGGACGATTTTCTCAGACTCCGTGTCTAACGCGCTTGTTGCTTCATCTAGGAGGAGGATTCTAGGTGCTTTAATGATTGCCCGGGCGATGGCTATTCTCTGCTTCTGCCCTCCTGACAATTGGGTGCCTCTGTCCCCTACCTGATCAGACAAATGCAAGCTTGTGTACTTTCTCATGGTTTAATGTAACACAAACATAGATGGAAGATTCTTCCAGTCGAAAACTCTTAGTATGTCATCAGTATCatacctattgcatttttgccaactgcaagaaagaaagaggaggaaacaGACCTGTGTATCGTACCCCAGAGGCAACTGATCGATGAAGTTATGAGCATTAGAAGCCTTGGCAGCTTCGATCACCTCCTCCATCTCGGCATCCTCCTTGCCAAAGAGTATATTCTCCTTTATGCTAGTTGCAAAGAGCGCAGGCTCTTGGCTCACAAGTCCCATTTGCGATCTCAGCCATTTAATTTGCAGCTTATTGGTGGCAATCCCGTCGAGGAGTATTTCTCCACTGAGCGGGTCGTAGAACCTCTGCAGGAGCGATATCACCGTGGATTTTCCCGAGCCGCTGCCAGCAACCAAAGCTAGAGTCTTTCCTGATGGGATCGCGAGAGAGAAGTCTTTGAAGATGATGTTTTCAGGTCTCGATGGATACGCAAACTCGACGTGTCTAAATTCGATGTTTCCTTCCAACTTCTGTAAAGTCTCCCCCTTCATGTTCTCTAGATCAATCGTGGGCactctcttcatcatctccgcTATACGCTCACCTGCTGCGAACGCTTCAGAGAAGTACTTGAGGTTGGATAAAGCAGAACCAAATGCCCTTAAATCGTATAAGAGAAAACAAGTCAGGATCAATTGCTCATCTAACACTAGGATTTCCTGAATCTTAAACCAGGTCAGACGCAGGACTGACATTTCCTGAATGTATTATCAGCAAGAATGAGAGTCAAAATTGGAAGTCTAAGAGAAAGCTGGAAGTTCCACTTACACTCCACCATAAGTAATGGCTGTGCCGACGACATAAACCGTTCCGCCTTGATAGCCATGGTACATGACCATTCTACTACCATAATA
It encodes the following:
- the LOC115742098 gene encoding ABC transporter B family member 15-like, with the translated sequence MGNKRQDNAGEKNMKKKKWGSSMGSIFMHADGVDKCLMGLGFFGAVADGFSTPLVLYGTSRLMNDLGSASSLDPVTFLHNINKNAVLILYVVCGLVFACFLEGYCWTRTGERQAAKIRAGYLRAVLRQDVTYFDMHVTSTSEVVTSVSNDSLVIQDVLSEKVPNFLVNVSVFIGSYIASFVLLWRLAIVGFPFAVLLLLPGMTYGRTLMVIARKMREEYNKAGTVAEQAVSSIRTVYAFAGESKTLSEFSKSLEGSVKLGLRQGLAKGLAIGSNSIVFAIWSFMAYYGSRMVMYHGYQGGTVYVVGTAITYGGVAFGSALSNLKYFSEAFAAGERIAEMMKRVPTIDLENMKGETLQKLEGNIEFRHVEFAYPSRPENIIFKDFSLAIPSGKTLALVAGSGSGKSTVISLLQRFYDPLSGEILLDGIATNKLQIKWLRSQMGLVSQEPALFATSIKENILFGKEDAEMEEVIEAAKASNAHNFIDQLPLGYDTQVGDRGTQLSGGQKQRIAIARAIIKAPRILLLDEATSALDTESEKIVQEALERASVGRTTIIVAHRLSTIQHANNIAVIQNGQVTEYGNHEELIQNKDGLYTSLVNLQKSEKQKPTDQVKKTENQITSSILSTDGNSGGSRHNLSKVSRSNSARSKPPVGSDDQNIPVPSLRRLIALNMPEWKQAILGCTSAILFGAVQPVYSFTLGSMVSVFFLTDHEEVKANIRIYAICFLGLAVFSLVVSMIQHYNFAFMGEYLTKRIREQMLSKILTFEVGWHDQDQNSSGSVCSRLAKDANVVRSLVGDRMALIVETCSAITIACTMGLIIAWRLALVLMAAQPFSIVSFYMRRVLLKSMSQKAIKAQDESSKLAADAVSNHRTITSFSSQERILNMLEKAQEGPERESIRQSWYAGLGLTASHFFTKCAWVLGFWYGGKLISQGKITMKELFETFLVLISTGKVIADAGSMTTDLAKGIDTVRSVFAILDRKTGIEPEDTEGYRPRNITGHVEFCRVDFAYPERPDVIILKDFSFNIEAGKSTALVGQSGSGKSTLIGLIERFYDPISGSVKIDGRDVRSYHLRALRKHIALVSQEPTLFAGTIRENIVYGISCETSEMEIVEAARAANAHDFIVALKDGYDTWCGDKGVQLSGGQKQRVAIARAVLRNPTLLLLDEATSALDSQSEKVVQNALECLMVGRTTLVVAHRLSTIQGCDVIAVLDKGKVVEKGSHSSLLAKGLAGAYYSLVNLHSAPSVTESIE